Within Oncorhynchus masou masou isolate Uvic2021 chromosome 17, UVic_Omas_1.1, whole genome shotgun sequence, the genomic segment aacgccagggttgtgggtttgtgtCCCACGGAGGACCAATACTAATGAAACTGAAcagtatgcactcactactgtaagtcgctctggataacagtgtctgctaaatgtaacATTCTTTAAACCTAACCTTTTGGAATTACTTTGACAGCAACAGTGAATCTTTTCAGTTTTTAAGTTGAGGTTTCTCAACAATTATTCTCATGATAGCACATTAgtaatagtcagtgacaaatatgGTAAGCAGGGCTGACCatggttaaaaccctggatagGGGACCAAAGGGATAGCTCCAGATAGGTCAATTTTCCAGTATTATTTGCTGCCCAGCCaatagttgttgtttttcttATAGTGGATGTAACATTGGAGATCTGATGCTATTTTAAAGGTATAAATTCAACCTATTTTATACAAGatttgtctatgttgaaaattgtttaccatgatgacataatcctgttTTTGATATTTCACTCTCATAAAATCTGCCTAAACAGTTTTTGTACATTGATGACTTTTTTaaaatccaatgtattttgtatttagaTTCCACACCACAATATGTTGAAAAATtacattgaaacaatgttgattcaaccagttggTGCTCAGTGGGAGGTGAACAGGATATGTTagcacaggtgagaggagagagcatatggttatttttgtgtgtgtggttcaaGCAAGAAAACCGAGGTAACATgcttaaatgactaccgacccgtagtaCTCCCATTTgtcgccatgaagtgctttgaaaggctggtcatggctcacaacaccatcatcccagaaaccctagaccactccaatttgcataccgccccaacagatcctcatatgatgcaatctctttcccacctggataaaaggaacacctGCTGTACGTGATAATgctcttcattgactacagctcagcgttcaacaccatagtgccctcaaaggtcatcactaagctaaggaccatgggactgaacacctccctctgcaactggatcatggacttcctgacgggccgcccccaggtggtaagggtaagcatcaacacatctgccacgctgatcctcaacatgggggcccctcagtggtgcgtgcttagtcccctcctcttctccctgttcagccatgactgcgtggccaagcacgattCCAACACCATTAAGTCTGCCAACAACACAATGGTAGTactgtaggcctgatcaccgacaacgatgagacagcctatagggaggaggtcagagacctggaagtgtgttgccaggacaacagcctctccctcaatgtgatcaagacaaaggagatgatcatggaccacatgaaaaggagggccaagcacgcccccattctcatcagcGGGGCTGTAGTTGAGCAGGttgacagcttcaagttccttggtgtccacatcaccaacaaactatcatggtccaaacacaccaatacattcatgaagagggcacaacaatgcctattccccctcaggagactgaaaatatttggcttGGGTCCTCCGATTCTCGaacagttctacagctgcactatcgagagcatcctgactggttgcattaccgcctggtatggcaacggctcggcctccgaccgcaaggcatcACAAGGAGTACTGCGTACGGCACAGTACATtattggggccaagcttcctgccatccaggacctttataccaagtagtgtcagaggaaggccctaaaaatggccaAATacttcagccaccctagtcatagactgttctctctgctacggcaagcggtaccggagtgccaagtctaggtccaaaaggcttcttaacaacttctacccccaagccacaaaactgctgaacagctaattaaatggctacacccccctgtttttttttacactgctgctactcgctgtttactaTCTAtagtctatgcatagtcactttactcctacctacatgtacatattacatcaattacctcacctaacctgtacccctgtattttacggtaaggtctactacacctgttggatTCAACGCATGTGAaaagtaaaatttgatttgaattgttaCATGCAATGATGCTCCTTGTTACTTGTCTTCTATATCTTCAATTCAGATCTACGTCTGGAAAGACAATTCTATGTGGATGCATCCTGAATTGCTCTCATCTTGTGCTAGTGGAGTTTCATAGGTAGTTACCTCTACAGGAGCCAATGGGGCCTTCTTTCATGCCACAACAGACTTCACATTATTACTGGTTGGCCATAAACTTCTCAAGATAGAATGGCTCCTAGAGCAGTTGGACAGGTGGTGAAAACATGTAGCTCCTGGGGGTATTTTTATATAGTGTTTGCTTTTCATGGGATTGGCCTATTTATTTTTCAGTGACAATGGCCCAACACCCCCATTACACCCACAACAGAAATGCTTCCTGGACGATTTTATGTTTAGTGCATAGCACCACCTTGTGGGCAATGCTGCATAGTACTGAAGGGAACAGAAAATACTGCTGGTTCACATTCTGAACAGAAAAAAAGTAATGTGAAAAATGACCAGTGGTGGAAGAAGTACTCAAATGTCATACTTAAAGTAAAGATACattaacagaaaatgactcatGTAAaattgaaagtcacccagtaaaatactacttcagtaaacgtctgaaagtatttggtttaaaatatacttaagtatcaaaatgaaatggaattgctaaaatataaTAACGTATCTAAAGTAAAAGTATTAATAATTACAAATTCCTTATTAAGCAAACTCATATGGCACAATTTTTATTAGATTTTCTATTTACagaaagccaggggcacactccaacactcagaccttaatttacaaatgaaagtgttttgtgttttgtgagtctgccagatcagaggcagtaaggatgaccagggaagTTCTCTTTAAGTGCATGAATTGAACcattcctgtcaaaatgtaacaagtacttttgggtgtcagggaaaatgtatgtagtaaaaaatacattattttctttaggaacatagtgaagtaaaagttgtcaaaaagaCAACCAGAAAAGTAAAGTTGTGCTGCCATCCTGTTAGAAGGTAACAGATTGTAATAAAATAATGGTTCAAATGTATTTTCATTGTGTTCAATTGTGTTATTTGCCCCCTAGTGGAGCTTTCTGGTACTTAGACTGTACGCAAACAGGAAGTAGAGAATTGTTCCGCACAGCTAAAAACAACGCTACGGTCAATTCTTTCAGTGTAGTTATTTCTTGTCACGCTTCATTTCAGCCTTGgaaaatatttgtttgtaagtTCGATTCAGGTATTTAGCTAATGATGATAATCTTGTTATTTATAGAGTTGCTTACATATCAATGTTGGTTGCATTTACTCACACAAATGGCAATGCCTTTCATGTATGTCGTTAGCTGTATTACTTTGCTCGTGCGTCATGCAAACAAATTGTAAAATATACAATACTGTagttttgttactgtttctagtgtaatatgctttgtTATTCTACATAGATGGTTGTACATTATTAGAGTAATGAGAGGAGTTAGCCAATTACCATATGAGTAAGAATTAGCTATGTGATTTGGCATCATGCCAGATGCATGGTACCTTAGCACGTGCTTTGTATTTATGTAATTTCTTCAAATGTataatgtacagctacagtatgtcggtgtgaattcaatactaaagtatattattttctgtATTTTGACAACAAACGTTTTCAATATATTCATTCAAGAGAAGTCACGCCTTGGGAGTTTTAGTGAAGACTTAGTTGTTAGCTATCTGTCTAGTTTTGCATGGGAACGCAACTCAAGGGCAGAataaaagtacagataccctcaaaaacgacttaagttttactttcaagtattttttacttaagtactttacaccactgaaaaTGATACAGTTCTGGAAGAGAGGGGATTCAGTTATGGGCATACCAACATTTTACTCGGTCTAAGGTCATATTCTGCTCAAACATCTAATACAATGCTGTACTCTATAAATGGACAATTATAGTGACTAAATGTTATTGGATTGTTGGATTTCTGTCGGTTAAAGAGAGAGGCAGTGCAGTTAACGTGATTttcctttatatatatatatttccacactgaatTTATGAAAATTATGAAAATAATTTTTTGTTTAAGTGCTGTTTGAAAAAAATGGCTGGAATTTCAACCTGTTCAGGTGGGATGGGTTTTTTGGCCCAGATCATGACATCACACTCTGATGTGATTATTCTGACCAATGACCATTCATCTTTTATTTGCATATGTATCCTTCTACTTTGAAGGGGTAAGCAGGGTAGGATCTAGTCATCCTATCTGCCAATCAGGGCTGTGTATGTAAATGTATTCAAATTTGTATTGACGCGCACACGATCAGCCTGAGCATTTTAATGGCAAAAGGAGGATCAGGGAAATAAATTATAAAAGCATGTTGGAGATTGTGGTTGATGATAATAGACTGAGCAATTATTGATTAAGTTGTGTGATTCAGTTCTTAACATGACATCTGTTTGACCAACTGCCAAGTGTGTCAAAGGGGAGCAGTTTTATTGTGAGCATCCTAATATTACAATGACTGGTTAGGCGATGTAGCCAAGTCTAGCACTCTAGGCCAGCGGTTTTCTTGACTTCGTAACCTGGCCAATTTAAGAAAATCGAGTCAACCTGTTAGGTTGGGCTATGGGCTCCCTGATGCATTCTCTCATTCATTTATTAATTAACTTTATTCATTCAGAATGTGAGAGCCATTTTGAAGAACCAATAAAATAACTGCGAATATTATAATATCAGTAGGCCTACTCTTATATCGAACAGGTGTTTTCTTGCAGGGTCAAAGTGGTAGCTTTGATCAGATGATGGATGGGTGGTTCGTGGCCACCAGAGGCTCCAGTTGCTCCATGGATTGATTTAGAATCAGCAGGCACAGAAATATTTCTGATAGTACCAAATCACTCTGAGGGGAAGCAGGTTGAACTATGCATATGGAAATACTGATTTTTAAACAATGCTTCATCTGAAAGGTATTTGGCAAAATTAGCCTACTGTAGACTATTATACCAACGATTTACAAAGTTTTATATCACTCCTTGAATTCGACTAATCGTTTTCAGTAGGCTTGAGCATTTATGCATTTACAGACATAAACGCACTTATTTCATAGGATAACTAATTCTTCTATTGTGGATTTTGGAAAACGAAATGTGAGAATGTATTTGTTCAGGCTAACATACAAGCTACATGTACACAAATATAATTTATTGAGGCAATGCTTCATGTTCATCCATGAAAATATAAGTCAGTTCACATAACATTAAAcaatcataaaaaaaaaaaacatgtttagaaATACATTTTTCACAGAATTTTTTACACTATTCTAGACGAATAAATTCGACTGGTTCATGATAGGAGGAATACATAAGACAATAAATAAGAATATACATGTATGGCTCCAGTGCCCAAAAGTATTTCCATCTTTAAGAACATTGTGTCTTTGAAATGGTCTCAACTTTGTGACATTCCAAGGGGATGAAAGGAGTTTCTGTCCAGCAGCAATGTCCCTATGTGGTATAGAATATCTGAGTACCAGTCTATTCCATCTCTCTGAGGGATTTCCTCGCGCTCTTTGACTAGACCTGTCAACGACATCAACGCGTGACCCAACCGGACTGGTGCAAAGGCCCAGTGCGCCCATTTGTGGTCCTCGATTACCGCGTAACAGCTCGCCAAAACATGGTCAACTATGATGGTTCCTTGTGAAGTCACTGGTGCATAAGATCCCTCGTATTCTTCCACGTAAATCCTTTCCACTGTGACTGCCTTTAGGTGGTCTAGTGCCTCGTCCACGACAAACACCTGTTGCCCAGGTTTTACATTACTGGCAAACACTGCAGTCATATCGCCATCCGTAACGTTATTGGTGACGAAGACAAGGTGTGCCGGCGTCAGTCTTAACTTTCTTTTGGGCTTCTCCGTTTCAAAAACATAAAATTCTCGACTTGTTACTGGATCTCGGTCCATGAACATAAGGAAATCGCTAGATACAATATGTCCTTCTTTGTCTGCAGCTAACACTTTGTCGCCCACCTCCAGTTCCTTTACCAGCTTGCTCCGACCATCCTCGAGAAGAACCGAGGCGGATCCTGGGAAGCAGCCACCCGATTTTGCAGCAACTGAATTTTCTAGAGAAGAGCGCAGAATAAATATAATTAAATAATACAGAATTTGGACCAAGTCACTATTGCCATATACATTTATAAATGTAAACCGAATGACCTGGACAAATATGGGACCTACTGCTCTAACAAAATGGGGCATAGCAGTTGATCGGCTACACTGCAACATGAGTCACAGGCATTGTCTTATAACTTTGTAACAACAAGGCACACACATAGGCCTATCGAACACAAAACTTAACGAATAAATTGTTTTCTTGGCATAGCTACGTACCACGTATGTAATAAACAGTTAATGAACGGTTGTGGAAATAATGTTGACATTTTTTGGACAACATTTCAAATGTACATAcggcattattattattatttgttcatTTGTTATTTACCTGCTTTCACAGAACAATGAATATGGGCTTTGGATTCATAATTGACCCAGTCGAATCCCGCCTCCACTGCGAGCCTGGATAACATTCCATACTTGTTTTTATCTCTGTCAGAGGTGGTGATATCCACAGCCCTTCCTTCATAGTGTAAAGATTCCTCGAAATGGTGTCCATCCTCGTCCCAGCCTTCTGTCACGCGCAGCTTCACTCCCGGCCACTGATTCATGACTGAAATAGCCAAAGAGTTCAGTTTGTCCTTACATCTctgaaaaggagagaaagataaTTGAGATGTCAGGAAACACAAGGGGTTAAACAGGAGGGTctcacacgcacagacacactcaATATCGGTCTATAGC encodes:
- the LOC135558240 gene encoding tiggy-winkle hedgehog protein-like, whose product is MDMMLMSIRLALVGFICLSLVSAGFACGPGRGYGKRRHPKKLKPLAYKQFIPNVAEKTLGASGKYEGKITRNSERFKDLTPNYNPDIIFKDEENTNADRLMTQRCKDKLNSLAISVMNQWPGVKLRVTEGWDEDGHHFEESLHYEGRAVDITTSDRDKNKYGMLSRLAVEAGFDWVNYESKAHIHCSVKAENSVAAKSGGCFPGSASVLLEDGRSKLVKELEVGDKVLAADKEGHIVSSDFLMFMDRDPVTSREFYVFETEKPKRKLRLTPAHLVFVTNNVTDGDMTAVFASNVKPGQQVFVVDEALDHLKAVTVERIYVEEYEGSYAPVTSQGTIIVDHVLASCYAVIEDHKWAHWAFAPVRLGHALMSLTGLVKEREEIPQRDGIDWYSDILYHIGTLLLDRNSFHPLGMSQS